Below is a window of Tolypothrix bouteillei VB521301 DNA.
CGCTGCTTGCCATGACGGTGACCGTTTTTAGACACTGCACTGGAATCGCAATGGGGACATTTGATTGATTTCATTACTTTCATTACCTGGGGTGGAGAAACTTCATTCCCTATTTCATCCCCTATGTGGGGGCGCAGGTAGGCAAATAACAATACTTGGATTTGCTCGAAAAGCTTCTGTCGGTGGGATTCAGGACTGCGTAGTGCTACAAGTGCCAATGTGTTACAAGCATGAACGCACACTTCAGCTAGTAGCTGGCATTGTTCTGGAATTAACGCCCGATTGCGCTGCTGTAGTAGTTTTGCCATGAAGTCAATCGCTTCTTGGGTAAAACTTTCGTCAATATTTTGAAAAATTGCTGGAGACGTAAAGTATTGCATGAAAACAATTCGGCAAGTTTGGTCTTGAAGAAGTTCTTTATAGACTGCAGCCATTGCTGAGACAAATCCTTCAAAAGGCTGTTGAATAATTTCTGGCTTGTTGAATTTAGCCCATGCAGCATAGACTCTTTCCCTGTGACGCAATTCCAAAGCATGGAAAATGGTCATCTTATCTGGAAAAAATTGGTATAGAGAACCGATCGCTGTATCAGCGCGTGTTGCGATCGCATGAGTTGTTGCTGCCTCAAAACCAACCTCATCAAAGACTTCAGCTGCTGCATCTAGGATGCGTTCAACACGTTGCTGACTTCGCTTTTGCTTTGGTTGACGGCGCATAGAAGGGGAAGTTGGTTGCAAGTCACTCATAAAAAAATATATCTTGACAAATGTGAATAATCTGTCATGATTTAGGATAGAAACACAAATTATACCTATTTGAAAAAAGAGTGCGACAGAGAGTTGGGTAGAATCAAGCCCAAGTGAGGCTTTTTCAATCCAAAATCTAAAACGCCAAATTCAAGCTGGTATTATTTGTCACAATTTTACAGAAAAATGGGGGCTAATGCGAAGAACTCAGCCCTGCTGTCAGCTGCATTTTATTTAAGGGAGAAAAATATGAACCCTATCTTACCTGGTGCTCCTTGGTTAATTGCTCACAAATCCATGTTGGCTGCAAACAAACCTTTAAAAATTACGCTAAACGGTCATGATTATGTTTTGTGGCAAAATCAGAAAGGCGAAGTTTTTGCTCTTGATAATGTCTGTCCTCACATGCAAGCTCCTTTGTCGGATGGATGGATCTGCAAAGATAGAAACACAATTGCCTGTCCCTTTCATGCACTAGAATTTGATGGGGAAGGCAGATTGTATCGAGAAGGAAAAACAAACGGTCACGCGATTGCAAAACCTTTAGAACTGATTGTTGTCGATGATTGTATCTGGACATATGGTGGGTTAAAACCAAAAATTCCAGTCCCTAATTTAATTTCAAAATTGAAAACGGGGCTGAATTTTTTAGGAGTTGCTGGAATTAAAAGTATCAAAGGCAGTTTTTTAGACAACCTTTTAATTAATTATGACTACAATCACCAAAATGGCACCCATCGCGAGTTATTTAAAATCAAAGCCAATCATATTGTTAGCTTTGAACGCGATGGGTATTGGGCTAGGGTTATTCAAGAACTTTATAGAGATGACAATACACTGAGTGAAATTTTAAGCAATCCTGCGTTAACAATCGCGCCTAAAATGTATAAAGGTACTTTAGAATACGCTTTCCCCTCTCTTACAACCTTTCAAACCCAAACTCCTGCTGTTGAACTGTTACAAACTCATGTCCTCTATCCTGAAACGGAAAATAGTACTAAAACTTTTGTTCTTGTCTACACGAAAATGAAGTTCCCTGTTTTGAATTTATTATTAAAAAATTCAGTTCTTAAAGCTGTCGCAACTGTAGTTGAGCAAGATACAACAGCTATTGAGAACTTGTACCCTAGAGACAAAGCTAAAATCAGACTACCACATGAAGAGATTATGTTCTACGCCGAAAGCCTCTACCGGGATTGGGAAATGGCATCTGTTACAAATGTTTGAGAATAATGTGGTTTTTTGAGTCAAAACCAATTTTTCCTTGTTTTTGTAATTTTCCCATCAACCGTGTAATTGTGACTCTGGTAGTACAGCAAGCACTAGCAAGATCTTCATGAGTCAGGCGAACGCTAAAGCAAATCCCTTGAGGAACTTTTTGCCCGATTTCTTGTTTGAGAAGCTGCAATAGAGAGTCAAGACGGTCTTCAACCCTTCGCCTACCAACAACAGCTAAAAAAGCTTCTGTTTGCCTTAACCTGCGATTAATTTTTGGTAATAATGTTTGACTGAGAGTTTCGGAAGTTGAAATTTCTGCTAAAGAAATTGGTGACAACTCTGTATCTGACAAAGCTGTTGCTTGATAAATGTGTAGCGAGGTTAGACTCGAACCAAAAACCATGCCTTCTCCGGCTAACCCAATTAACACTTCCTCTCCCGTTTCACAAAGTGTACTCAACTTGACTACACCCTGAGACACATACCAAATTGCACTTGGATTGAGAGGAATTGTTTCTCCTTTGCAATATTTATGCAAAAGACGATTTTCCTCCAGGTTAGAGTCATGGTTGATGGATGCTAATTCTGCTAGCTTGGGATGGCGATCTCTTAGCACAGCTTGCTGTTCGCTAATGTCACGTATCAGCCAGCGAGCTTCTATGAGTTGACCCTGTTTATTGCGGGTAACCGCTACTGTTATAGCAGCATCAAACAAATCCCCATTGCGTTTTAAAAAGCACAGGACTAACTCCATTGCTTTATCTCCACATTCCTCAAGCTGCTTGAGAAAGCTACGAAAGCGATGACGCTCGTCTAAAGGAACATAATTGGCAATTGGTTTTCCTACTAAATAATGTTGTGACAAATTAAACATATGAGCAGCCAAACGGTTGGCTTCCTGAATGATGCCAAAATTATCTGTCACTAAATAAGCATCGGGAGCCAACTCAAATAATTCCCGATACCGTTGGCGTTCTATTTCTGCTAAGTTCCGTAACTGTGCAATTTCCTCATTTTGCTGGTACAGTTCCTCAGTCGCTAATTTAACGATTTCGGATGCATGACCGAGTTCCATAAAAGTTTGAGGCAACCTGTCCGGTGACAAATTCACAGTACCGCTAGAATCGCTGTACAGAGTTTCTAAGCGTCTATACATTCCCTCTGCGCGTTGAGCAAACGTTTCTATTTCTATCTTGTTTATATCCATATTGAAGTTCCTATTCTTTAAATTTTCAATTTTTCACAATCTATAAATTGTCAAACAATAAATTTAATTTTTTTATCAAAAAAATGTTTAATTAAAATAATTGTATATAGATTTTTTTTTAATATATTTAACATCAAACCCATTCACTCAAGAATTTATTCTATATTTATTTTACATAGCGATCGCTCAATTTGTCTTGATACCACATACAGATAATCTCGTAATTATTTATTGTATTGTAAATCACAATTTAACTTTACATTTAACCTATCTATAGATAGTAAACATTTTTGTAAATGTCAAAGACAATAAGAAGTCGAATACACATTGATATCCTTAAGTACCCCTGCAGTCTTACCCTACGTAGCAGGGGTTTTTGTATTTTCTGTAGATTTTGACACAGATAATCTCACCATTGTAAAAAGGGATCTTTTACTAAATTGCTATTAAAATATTTAGGATTATCTGAAACTTCCTCACCAATCCAGACTGGTAATTCAATCTGTTGTTTTTCATCACTCAGTTCAACTTCTGCTAAAATCAGCCCTTTATTAACACCCTCAAACTCGTCAATTTCCCAAATCAAACCCCCCCATTCCACTTTATACCTAATTTTTTCTATCAAAGGTCTCTGGCACAAGGTATCCAGCATTTCTTGAGCATCTTCAAAGGGAATAGAATACTCAAACTCTGCTCTTGAGTAGTTAACAGTAGGTCCTTTAATCGTTAAATAACCCCGCTCGCCTACTATGCGAACGCGTACAGTGGCTCCTTTTTGCGTGGCTATATATCCCTGGCGGTAAGCGCTTCCCGTTCCCTGGTTGCGCCAACTATTTCCTTTGACTAAAAATTTACGTTCTATTTCTCGTGCCATTTTAGTTCCTTATTCAATTTCCTAGTGACACCAGATTAAAAGTATACCGGGACAGTTTCTGATATTACAGATTGGTCGATCGAGCATTCTCAAAAACACGGTTCCCGGAATTCGCTAATTTTCAACTGAGAGTTTTTATTCTTTTAATGAATAAAAAAGCATCTCCTCAGGGTGAAATTCCCAAGCCACTCCTTCTGGATCGTGTCCCTGAGACCAAGAGCGGAAATTCTCTCGGTCTTTGTTGCGCGATATTGTCGTTTTTGTGACGCTCAATCTTTTAGCCAACTCATTGACAGTGCATGTTTGGCTGGCGGTAGATACTTTGGGCGATGCGACTGGAGTGACATCAGATGTTTCGCTGGTTTCTAAAGCGGGCTCATCTTTGCTTTTCTTCCGAGATTGGGTCTTAGAAGTCCCCTCAGATGTTTTGCTAGTTTCTGGAACAGAGCCGTTTTTGCTTTTCTTCTGGGAAGTTACTTTAGCAGTAGCCGCAGATGTTTTGCTGGTTTTTGAAACAGAGCCGTTTCTGCTTTTCTTCTGAGAAGTTACTTCAGGAATGTCCTCAGATGTTTTGCTAGTTTTTGAAACAGAGCCGTTTTTGCTTTTCTTCTGAGAAGCCACTTCAGGAAT
It encodes the following:
- a CDS encoding TetR/AcrR family transcriptional regulator, coding for MSDLQPTSPSMRRQPKQKRSQQRVERILDAAAEVFDEVGFEAATTHAIATRADTAIGSLYQFFPDKMTIFHALELRHRERVYAAWAKFNKPEIIQQPFEGFVSAMAAVYKELLQDQTCRIVFMQYFTSPAIFQNIDESFTQEAIDFMAKLLQQRNRALIPEQCQLLAEVCVHACNTLALVALRSPESHRQKLFEQIQVLLFAYLRPHIGDEIGNEVSPPQVMKVMKSIKCPHCDSSAVSKNGHRHGKQRYICKECGKQFPESYSR
- a CDS encoding Rieske (2Fe-2S) protein, which encodes MNPILPGAPWLIAHKSMLAANKPLKITLNGHDYVLWQNQKGEVFALDNVCPHMQAPLSDGWICKDRNTIACPFHALEFDGEGRLYREGKTNGHAIAKPLELIVVDDCIWTYGGLKPKIPVPNLISKLKTGLNFLGVAGIKSIKGSFLDNLLINYDYNHQNGTHRELFKIKANHIVSFERDGYWARVIQELYRDDNTLSEILSNPALTIAPKMYKGTLEYAFPSLTTFQTQTPAVELLQTHVLYPETENSTKTFVLVYTKMKFPVLNLLLKNSVLKAVATVVEQDTTAIENLYPRDKAKIRLPHEEIMFYAESLYRDWEMASVTNV
- a CDS encoding PAS domain-containing protein; this encodes MDINKIEIETFAQRAEGMYRRLETLYSDSSGTVNLSPDRLPQTFMELGHASEIVKLATEELYQQNEEIAQLRNLAEIERQRYRELFELAPDAYLVTDNFGIIQEANRLAAHMFNLSQHYLVGKPIANYVPLDERHRFRSFLKQLEECGDKAMELVLCFLKRNGDLFDAAITVAVTRNKQGQLIEARWLIRDISEQQAVLRDRHPKLAELASINHDSNLEENRLLHKYCKGETIPLNPSAIWYVSQGVVKLSTLCETGEEVLIGLAGEGMVFGSSLTSLHIYQATALSDTELSPISLAEISTSETLSQTLLPKINRRLRQTEAFLAVVGRRRVEDRLDSLLQLLKQEIGQKVPQGICFSVRLTHEDLASACCTTRVTITRLMGKLQKQGKIGFDSKNHIILKHL
- a CDS encoding CYTH domain-containing protein, with protein sequence MAREIERKFLVKGNSWRNQGTGSAYRQGYIATQKGATVRVRIVGERGYLTIKGPTVNYSRAEFEYSIPFEDAQEMLDTLCQRPLIEKIRYKVEWGGLIWEIDEFEGVNKGLILAEVELSDEKQQIELPVWIGEEVSDNPKYFNSNLVKDPFLQW